From Mya arenaria isolate MELC-2E11 chromosome 12, ASM2691426v1, the proteins below share one genomic window:
- the LOC128211236 gene encoding deleted in malignant brain tumors 1 protein-like — protein MLAYLTILLLLSVGLTDGLRCFNCLNSLNPLSCNTTDVCAAGQSCFQQRRATSQGVVFDMGCRDTQVCALSAMPSVVIGKRSVAKRQTANCHECCSENNCNGNLCPNSNSTAHVRLVGTIYPNQGMVEVSVDGGNTWGTICDDNFGTHEAQVVCAMLGYDRYDASSVGGAYFAQGQMSERSLLNNVKCVGTESSILECQHSGSNCGHNEDVAVTCGAAFHTQVRLVGSIYPNQGLVEISLNNGTTWGTICDDMFDYKEAKVICGMLGYDRQNVAAITAAQFGAGERRQPIVLQNVQCAGTESSILECQHNIVNVHTCTHAEDVGVSCDSLFHPVARLVGTPYPNEGRVELSVDNGTTWGTICDNKFGNEEAQVICGMLGYNRSFAVAIPGAAFGKGELSSQIVTTDVDCAGTEKNILDCNYRIIGMTSECSHDKDVAVSCGSEFHASVRLVGTTYPNQGRVEISFNNGASWGTICDNNFQNVDAQVVCAMLGYERQGAVATGGAFFGQGVISQQILLNNVYCTGTESSIMDCGRSPVGISNCYHSQDVGVTCPSGFKHMLARIDGFGHPTAGRVLISLDGGQTWGTVCQYNFDNNDAAVVCVMLGFQRTGAVRTSAGYYDLGHNPPILYGLNCDGSEDSLLQCGHTYFRPGLDGCGYASEAGVSCQT, from the exons ATGGATTAAGGTGCTTTAACTGCTTAAACAGCCTCAATCCGTTAAGCTGCAATACAACCGATGTATGCGCAGCgggacag tcatGTTTTCAACAACGAAGAGCAACATCACAGGGAGTGGTTTTTGATATGGGATGTCGTGACACTCAG GTGTGTGCTTTGTCAGCAATgccttctgttgtgattggaaAGCGTTCTGTAGCGAAGCGACAAACCGCAAACTGTCATGAATGCTGCTCGGAGAACAATTGCAATGGAAACCTGTGTCCGAACTCAAACTCaa CTGCACACGTTCGATTGGTGGGAACGATTTACCCTAACCAAGGCATGGTAGAAGTGTCCGTCGACGGTGGTAATACATGGGGCACAATCTGCGATGACAACTTCGGCACTCATGAGGCGCAAGTGGTCTGTGCGATGTTGGGATATGACAG ATACGATGCGTCATCGGTAGGAGGTGCATACTTCGCCCAAGGGCAAATGTCAGAAAGAAGTCTTCTAAATAACGTAAAATGCGTCGGTACCGAAAGTTCCATTTTAGAATGCCAACACAGTGGATCAAACTGTGGTCACAACGAAGATGTTGCGGTGACTTGTGGAGCTGCAT tCCACACTCAAGTACGATTAGTGGGATCGATATATCCAAACCAGGGCCTAGTTGAAATATCCCTAAACAATGGCACTACCTGGGGGACAATCTGTGATGATATGTTTGATTATAAGGAAGCCAAGGTTATTTGTGGCATGCTTGGATATGACAG aCAGAATGTAGCCGCTATCACAGCAGCTCAATTCGGTGCAGGAGAACGCAGGCAACCAATAGTTTTGCAAAACGTCCAATGTGCGGGCACCGAGAGTTCCATTCTAGAATGTCAACATAATATTGTGAATGTCCATACTTGCACACACGCGGAGGATGTGGGAGTTTCGTGTGATTCTCTAT TCCATCCAGTTGCAAGACTAGTTGGAACTCCGTATCCAAATGAAGGACGAGTAGAGTTGTCAGTAGACAATGGTACAACTTGGGGCACTATTTGtgataacaaatttggaaatgAAGAAGCTCAGGTCATTTGCGGCATGCTTGGATATAACAG GTCATTTGCTGTTGCAATTCCTGGTGCTGCATTTGGTAAAGGTGAACTTAGTTCACAAATTGTTACAACTGACGTTGACTGCGCTggcacagaaaaaaacattctggACTGCAACTACAGGATTATAGGCATGACATCTGAATGCAGCCATGACAAAGATGTGGCTGTGTCCTGTGGGTCAGAAT TTCATGCGTCAGTTAGATTGGTTGGTACCACCTATCCAAACCAGGGACGAGTGGAAATCAGTTTCAACAACGGAGCATCGTGGGGAACTATTtgtgataataattttcaaaatgtcgATGCCCAGGTCGTATGTGCTATGCTGGGATATGAACG ACAAGGTGCAGTTGCAACTGGGGGTGCATTTTTCGGACAGGGCGTTATAAGTCAACAGATATTACTCAATAACGTTTACTGCACTGGCACGGAAAGTTCAATTATGGATTGCGGACGCAGCCCTGTCGGTATTTCGAACTGTTATCATAGTCAGGATGTAGGAGTGACATGCCCGTCAGGAt TTAAACACATGCTTGCACGGATTGATGGGTTCGGCCATCCAACCGCAGGAAGGGTGTTGATAAGTCTTGATGGAGGTCAAACATGGGGCACAGTATGCCAATATAATTTCGATAATAATGATGCTGCAGTCGTATGCGTGATGCTGGGGTTCCAAAG GACCGGGGCTGTAAGAACATCAGCGGGTTATTACGATCTAGGGCATAATCCACCTATTCTCTACGGTTTGAACTGTGATGGTTCAGAGGACTCACTTCTCCAGTGTGGCCATACATATTTCCGACCGGGTTTGGATGGGTGTGGCTATGCTTCAGAAGCTGGTGTTAGTTGTCAAACAT ga